The region CTACATCGTCGGAGGTTCAACCCAAAAGGTCTCGCAATTCTAGCTCGGCCGACGTGTCGGACGCACGGACTAACATCGACCTAAACGCCGATGACGATGAGATCCCGGATGATATCCAAGAGATATCCCCACCACGACGACCGCCAGGACGCGACAAAGCGAGACGCGCTGCAAGGCATGCGGAGGAGGTGGAGACGAGAGCAAAAGATGCGGCGAAAATGAGAGCCGAATTCGACAAacacaatttattaataaaagaaaaaaatgagttGAAATGTCGTCatttggagtttttggaaagGCAAGCACGGGAGAAGCAGGAACAAAAAGAGAGGGAACTAATGACACATCAGTTGTCAATTCTTCGGACAAGTGAGGAGGGTTTAGCGCCTGCTGATCTAGCGGTActacaagcgatgaaggaacaaaTTAGGAAAAAAATATTTGGGTTAATTAGGATTGGTGTGGTTTTAGTAGTAATTTGAATGGTATTTTAGTTATTAATTTaggtttaaaattatgttttttaattgtaatcggaattttagaatttaaatattatgtgttttttttgtttttaaaattatatgttttataaaaaaatatattagttattaaaaaaacacaaaaagaaaaaaaacgaaagcaaaaaaaagtaaaaaaaaaaacgaaattgtaaaaataaatagaaaaataaaaatatttattttcaaaaagttGGTGCTGCATCTTGTTGCATCTTGTTGTCATTTCTCCACTTGGTGTCATAACACCATTAGCTTAGGTGACATGTGAGGTGACACAACTTGATATTGCACCTTGTTGCCCACACCTAATGCTCTTACAAGTGATATTTGAAGTGCTCTTTTAATTGACGTTTAAAGACCGACATGATTTAAGTTGTATCTTTTATGATTATGAGGGGATCTCTATTGTTTCTCTTTAGACTTTTTTTATAAAgcgttgatttttttttataaagccACTATTTAGAAAGGAACTAGgagtacaaaaaaaaacaaaaaagcacTTACACAATGTTAAGAGGACAACAACACCGATCAATCCACTTATAATTTCAAAACACCCTCTATATTTAAGCCAACTAAAGACTAAAGTAATCACATTCACCCACCAAATTAGTCGGATAAGAACACATTTTGTTGAACAATTTGTTGGTTCGTGCTTTTTTTGACAGTTGATAACAAAATTCTAATAAAGAGGTTACAATTAAAGAATACTCATAACTAAAACCACTATCGATGCAACATAAGGGGTGTTTGGAATTGCTTTTAAACATCAAAAGTTCTTTTTGTAGAAAGATTTTTTTGTAAAAGAAGCTCTGTAAAAAATGTTGGATTAGCAAAATGACTTTTAACTTAACTTTTACATGTAAAATCACAAAAAGTGACAAAAAGTCATGTTTTTGTGATTTTTTAAAACCCTTCATTTTACTCTAtacaaaaaatcattttaaaagaaaaaacttttttaTTATCCAAACATCTTTTtaactttttgaaaaaattaaaagttattGTAAAAGCAATCCAAAACACCCTAAGTTTTAGTAAGACATTACGTGTAGCATTACCAGAGCAACATTTGTCTCATAACAAAACTGTCATGAGATTCATAGAATCCTATTTtctaatttaaaaacaaaaaagaacaAATTTAATTATGTAACGCATTAGATGCCGGCAATGATGGCATTTCAGGGGTCTTCTTGTTTTTTATGTACCGGGTGGTAGTCAAAGAAAACAAGTTTCATGGAAGGATTGGCGGATTGGCTGTCCGGTGCAACCACAAAAATGGTGAATGCTCCGATGATAAAAGAAAACATAAGATGTCGTTGGAATAGGAGAAAGATCAGGGGgtccatttccttttttttttgtttaataaaaattgaaaaatataggTTCAGAATCAGTACTATTTG is a window of Lactuca sativa cultivar Salinas chromosome 1, Lsat_Salinas_v11, whole genome shotgun sequence DNA encoding:
- the LOC128128049 gene encoding uncharacterized protein LOC128128049; the protein is MLSSKWGMITKRCNKFNGIYNRLEAQQQSGTNDYDLFKSAKQQYRVEMGHVFDFEKSWELLRADPKWNETPTSSEVQPKRSRNSSSADVSDARTNIDLNADDDEIPDDIQEISPPRRPPGRDKARRAARHAEEVETRAKDAAKMRAEFDKHNLLIKEKNELKCRHLEFLERQAREKQEQKERELMTHQLSILRTSEEGLAPADLAVLQAMKEQIRKKIFGLIRIGVVLVVI